A genomic stretch from Bradyrhizobium quebecense includes:
- a CDS encoding ABC transporter substrate-binding protein: MFATTRLAVLGAALALVATSSSAALAQKKYDTGASDTEIKIGNIMPYSGPASAYGIIGRTEAAYFKKINDAGGINGRKINFISYDDAYSPPKAVEQARKLVESDEVLLIFNSLGTPSNSAIQKYMNSKKVPQLFVATGATKWNDPKDFPWTMGWQPNYQSETQIYAKYILKNMPNAKIAVLYQNDDYGKDYLKGLKDGLGQKAAGMIVAEESFETSQPTIDSNIVKLKASNADVFIDIATPKFAAQAIKKVAEIGWKPTHFLNNVSASVGSVIKPAGFENAQDIISAAYLKDASDKQWDNDPGMKEFYAFMAKDFPEGDKLDGGTVVGFGVAQTLVQVLKQCGDNLTRENIMKQAANLKDFRTEVLLPGIKINTAANDFAPISQLQLMKFKGEKWELFGDVISADVGG, from the coding sequence ATGTTCGCTACCACAAGACTTGCGGTCCTCGGGGCCGCGCTCGCGCTCGTCGCGACATCCAGCAGCGCTGCGCTTGCCCAGAAGAAATACGACACCGGCGCCAGCGACACCGAGATCAAGATCGGCAACATCATGCCCTACAGCGGACCCGCCTCCGCCTACGGCATCATCGGCCGCACCGAGGCCGCCTATTTCAAGAAGATCAACGATGCCGGCGGCATCAACGGCCGCAAGATCAACTTCATCTCCTACGATGACGCCTACTCGCCGCCGAAGGCCGTGGAGCAGGCCCGCAAGCTGGTCGAAAGCGACGAGGTGCTGCTGATCTTCAACTCGCTCGGCACGCCGTCGAACTCGGCGATCCAGAAATACATGAACTCGAAGAAGGTGCCGCAGCTGTTCGTCGCCACCGGCGCCACCAAGTGGAACGATCCGAAGGACTTTCCCTGGACCATGGGCTGGCAGCCCAACTACCAGAGCGAGACCCAGATCTACGCAAAGTACATCCTGAAGAACATGCCGAACGCCAAGATCGCGGTGCTCTACCAGAACGACGATTACGGCAAGGACTATCTGAAGGGCCTGAAGGACGGTCTCGGCCAGAAGGCCGCCGGCATGATCGTCGCCGAAGAGAGCTTCGAGACTTCCCAGCCGACCATCGATAGCAACATCGTCAAGCTGAAAGCCAGCAACGCCGACGTCTTCATCGACATCGCGACGCCGAAATTCGCGGCGCAGGCGATCAAGAAGGTCGCCGAGATCGGCTGGAAGCCGACCCACTTCCTCAACAACGTGTCGGCCTCGGTCGGCAGCGTGATCAAACCGGCCGGCTTCGAGAATGCGCAGGACATCATCTCCGCCGCCTACCTGAAGGACGCTTCCGACAAGCAATGGGACAATGATCCCGGCATGAAGGAATTCTACGCTTTCATGGCCAAGGACTTCCCCGAGGGCGACAAGCTCGACGGCGGCACCGTGGTCGGCTTCGGCGTGGCCCAGACCCTGGTTCAGGTGTTGAAGCAGTGCGGCGACAACCTCACCCGTGAGAACATCATGAAGCAGGCGGCGAATCTGAAGGACTTCCGCACCGAAGTGCTGCTGCCCGGCATCAAGATCAACACCGCCGCGAACGATTTCGCCCCGATCAGCCAGTTGCAGCTGATGAAGTTCAAGGGCGAGAAATGGGAACTGTTCGGCGACGTCATCAGCGCCGACGTCGGCGGCT